The sequence GACGACGACGCGGACGCCGCCGAGTACCGACGGATGGCCACAGTGGTCCGCGACGCCTCCGAGCGGGCCAACGGCCTGGTGGACGCGCTGCTGGTGCTGGCCCGCAGTGAGGCGCAGGCCGGGCGGCAGCTGGGCCGGCGTACCGAGTGTGATCTGGCCGCGGGCACCGCCAACGCGCTGTCGGCGATGCGCCGCGAGGTGGAACGGATCGGCCTGCGGGTGCAGACGTCGCTGGAGTCCGCGCCGGTCGTCGGCGACCCGGGGCTGCTCGACCGGCTGGCCGGAAACCTGATCGAGAACGCGGTCCGCTACAACCACCTGCACGGCCGGCTCTGGGTGCGTACCGGCACCGACGGCGACCGGTCCTGGCTGGTGGTGGGGAACACCGGTTTCGAGGTGGACCAGGCCGACGTGCCGGGGCTGTTCGAGCCGTTCCGCCGTGGTGGCCGGGAACGCACCGGCGCCCGTGGCTCCGGCCTGGGGTTGTCCATCGTCCGGGCGGTCTGCACTGCCCACGGCGGCACCGTGCGGGTGATCGCGCAGTCGGGTGGTGGTCTGGAGGTGACTGTCACCCTGCCGTCGGCGGACGCCCCGGTGGTCAACGGCGCGGTGCCCAGCCCCGGCTGAACGGGGTTGCGGAGGAGGCTCGGCCGATGGCAAGATCGCCGCGTCAGCCCAAGAAGCGAAGGGGGGTGCGTCGATGTTCGCCAATCATGACTCCGCACCCCGGGTCTGCGCCGGCTGACTCCCGGAAGCGGAGCGTCCCATCCCGCACGGAGGGAACACCCGTGTATCCACGGATCCGCAACATCAGTTTTGACTGTCACGACACGTACGCCCTGGCCGGCTTCTGGTCGGCGGTGCTCGGCTACGCCCGGCTCCCGGAGGACGTTCCGGGTGACCCGGAAGCTGCCCTGCTGCCGCCGGACGGTGCCACGCCGAACATGTTCTTCCAAGCGGTGCCCGAGGACAAGGTGACCAAGAACCGGGTCCACATCTGCCTGGAACCGGTCGACCGGACCCGCGACGAGGAAATCGAGCGGGTTCTCGGCCTCGGGGCCACCATGATCACCGACCAGCGGCGCACCGACGGGACGGGCTGGGCGGTTCTC comes from Micromonospora vinacea and encodes:
- a CDS encoding sensor histidine kinase; this encodes MSRRLRPTLRLRLTVLNGVLLVGAGAILVVLAWLLVRDALRPTDELVPGTIVLLSDGRQMDAAEWQRQLVDAASGELLAKGLVALLAISVVGVAGAYAVAGRALRPLHQVTATAQRLGEATLDQRIGYSGADDEVAELAKTFDAMLDRIASAFEAQKRFVANASHELRTPLAVMRTEIDVTLSDDDADAAEYRRMATVVRDASERANGLVDALLVLARSEAQAGRQLGRRTECDLAAGTANALSAMRREVERIGLRVQTSLESAPVVGDPGLLDRLAGNLIENAVRYNHLHGRLWVRTGTDGDRSWLVVGNTGFEVDQADVPGLFEPFRRGGRERTGARGSGLGLSIVRAVCTAHGGTVRVIAQSGGGLEVTVTLPSADAPVVNGAVPSPG
- a CDS encoding VOC family protein, encoding MYPRIRNISFDCHDTYALAGFWSAVLGYARLPEDVPGDPEAALLPPDGATPNMFFQAVPEDKVTKNRVHICLEPVDRTRDEEIERVLGLGATMITDQRRTDGTGWAVLADPEGNEFCVVRSAGERVDTTVEDQA